A stretch of DNA from Juglans microcarpa x Juglans regia isolate MS1-56 chromosome 5D, Jm3101_v1.0, whole genome shotgun sequence:
CGCATTCCATTGAAGTGACCGTGGGGTCCTCCGGGTCCTGGAGCCGGGGCCGGAGCCAGGGATGGGCCCGGTGCCAGCGCGTCGTAGATTGGAAGAACCGGTGGGGAACCTGCTGGTGCTGGTGCTGCCGGTTTCTTCAACCGGTGGGTCCTAGGATCCACCTCGGGTGCACCCTCCGGTAAGACCGCAGAAATCGACCTCAGATTCCTTCTGCGGTTGAAATCCTCCTGTACGGATCGTGGAATCAGCAGCCGTTCGATCCCGTGAATCAGGCCGTCGGGGCGAACGATGTCGTCCGGGCGAACAATCTCGGCAGAGTCGATGATTCTCTTTCCGGAACCGTGGCTTCTCAAATGCACGTGGCCATTCCAGAGGGTTGGATGCCGAACCGAGCCGGAGGAGTTACGGGGCCACTCGTCAGAGCCGATTCGTGTGGGAAGAATGTGGAACATCAAGAGGATTTGGAGGGACTTGAGGTTCCCGGGTTCGAGCAGGAAGCGCTTGAACTCGGGGTCAAGCCCACGCTCCAGAGCTTCATTTCTCGGCGCGAAGATTGTGATGTTGTGTTTCCCCACGGCTTCTTCGAGAGTCTGCAAAAGAAGGGCTTTCTCAACAAGCTCCGCGAGCTCGGTATAATGGGAGTCGAGGAGGGCAACGAGGACCGAATTGGAGTTTATTTGGCTTGAGCTcccagaagaagaagatttagaaatatGGTTTGGTGGCAATGCGGAATGCGTTGCAGATAATAAGATGGCGAAGAAGAAAACGAGCTTGGAGACACCATAGATGTGAGAACCCATGGCGCTCAAAGAGCAGAAGAGCTTAAACCCTCTCTCTCTGGGTCAGGTATTGTAGCTTGGTATCAGTAAAGGTGGGGGTGTGGGTTTGCTTAGGGTGGAGAAGAGAGAGGCAATGAGAACGGAGGGAGTAGAGAGAGAAACGGAGTGGAGACTTTTGAGTAAAGAGCAGAAGAGCAAGTGGGGGGCTGTGTGAGTCTGTGTATTGGGTTCCAACAGGCTGGATGAAGGGACCACATGCGACTGACAGCAGAACCGGCGCGGCTTCCAACTCCCAAGCCAAGACTTTAGCCAGCACGCCCTTTTGTAGGTAATAAGTACAATTACAGTGTTTTGTGAGTAATATATTCTTTTGCTATGGCTCTATACTATGATTTCGTTTTCTAAGATTATTTTCTCATGCTGCAGTTTTTAAGCTAATTTTCCGCgtctaacattttttatttaagtctatgaagaagaaaaggattaacaagaaaatataaataaagggAGGAAAAAACGGTAGGTGGGGAAGCTCTCCAAAGCCAAAGTAGAAGCCGAGTTTGATAAGGGCACATGGAGCTGAAGGGCAAGCTGTCGGTGGCTGCTTTGTGTCTTGTGAAAGAGAactaataaaaagagaaaacaaaaaacacttaCCGTCCCCTTAAAGCGCGCGTGGAACAAGTGGCTTTTCTGTGGCTGGAAACGGCGACGTTCTGTCTGCCGGTGGATACTCTGTCACCCTCAACTGACTTATTAATTTCATACATAAAAAGTAAGTAATACATACTATGCTGCCAACCACTGCCCCAGCTCTCTCTTCTGGCCGTCAATAGAAAtggat
This window harbors:
- the LOC121265204 gene encoding fasciclin-like arabinogalactan protein 17 — its product is MGSHIYGVSKLVFFFAILLSATHSALPPNHISKSSSSGSSSQINSNSVLVALLDSHYTELAELVEKALLLQTLEEAVGKHNITIFAPRNEALERGLDPEFKRFLLEPGNLKSLQILLMFHILPTRIGSDEWPRNSSGSVRHPTLWNGHVHLRSHGSGKRIIDSAEIVRPDDIVRPDGLIHGIERLLIPRSVQEDFNRRRNLRSISAVLPEGAPEVDPRTHRLKKPAAPAPAGSPPVLPIYDALAPGPSLAPAPAPGPGGPHGHFNGMRQVKDFIHTLLHYGGYNEMADILVNLTSLATEMGRLVSEGYVLTVLAPNDEAMAKLTTDQLSEPGAPEQIIYYHIIPEYQTEESMYNAVRRFGKVRYDTLRLPHKVVAQEADGSVKFGQGDGSAYLFDPDIYTDGRISVQGIDGVLFPAEEEEELKTEKKGAVPVVKVVTKPRRGKLLEVACRMLGAFGQDSHFSTC